From the Theobroma cacao cultivar B97-61/B2 chromosome 2, Criollo_cocoa_genome_V2, whole genome shotgun sequence genome, one window contains:
- the LOC18610103 gene encoding uncharacterized protein LOC18610103 — MNNTLLKIQRPPLHFRISQTTLSRLPPTVHLFPKLPFQSSSLSSSRNARCFKISSLSKIEPSVYCDDEEETEGPRKGSVEFEDLAPNGDVFRKTLRLVECSMFAAVTGLVYFLSNSLSIENYFGCFFSLPIVISSIRWGVACGRKQLVATVMLLFVLSGPVKALNYLLTHGILGFTMGALWRLGANWSVSIFLCTIARSMGAMGYVFTTSFLIRENILALITINIHASLSYIFAAIGINVVPSMNFIYSLFGILVLLNSASFVFLLHLLYSVFLTRMGMKASLRLPGWLEKAI; from the exons ATGAATAACACTCTTCTCAAAATCCAACGCCCACCTTTACATTTTCGAATTTCCCAAACTACCCTTTCCCGCCTCCCTCCCACCGTTCACCTCTTTCCCAAATTACCCTTCCAATCATCTTCACTTTCCTCCTCTAGGAATGCCCGATGCTTCAAAATTTCAAGCCTTTCCAAAATCGAACCATCGGTTTATTGCGACgatgaagaagaaacagaaggACCCAGAAAGGGGTCGGTGGAATTTGAAGACTTGGCACCAAACGGTGACGTTTTCAGGAAGACGCTGAGATTGGTTGAGTGTTCCATGTTTGCTGCTGTCACTGGACTTGTCTACTTCTTGAGCAATTCCCTTTCAATTGAG AACTACTTTGGATGTTTCTTTTCGTTGCCAATAGTGATCTCCTCTATAAGATGGGGTGTTGCATGTGGGAGGAAACAATTG GTAGCGACGGTTATGTTATTATTTGTGTTGTCTGGCCCTGTGAAAGCCCTAAACTATCTG CTTACACATGGAATACTTGGTTTCACAATGGGTGCTTTATGGAG GTTGGGAGCTAATTGGAGTGTCTCGATTTTCTTGTGCACAATT GCTCGATCAATGGGTGCCATGGGCTATGTCTTTACAACCTCTTTCCTAATAAGAGAAAACATACTGGCTTTG ATCACCATAAACATTCATGCTTCTCTGTCGTACATTTTTGCTGCCATTGGCATCAATGTGGTTCCATCAATGAACTTCATATATTCCTTATTTGGGATTTTG GTTTTACTCAATAGTGCCTCCTTTGTGTTCTTGCTGCACCTCTTATATTCAGTGTTCCTTACCAGAATGGGGATGAAGGCTTCATTGAGATTGCCAGGATGGTTGGAGAAGGCTATATAA
- the LOC18610104 gene encoding uncharacterized protein LOC18610104, with amino-acid sequence MKERGKAVEVNNNNIDFLQDYSTSSNVPCKKHPQSSSVGVCAYCLKDRLFNLVCSDCGEQRFSSCSCSENSSNPRTSCTGEVGSVGRVSFLVENVNKDQVANPNSKPKSNTNGNKSDEAFLLKRSNSSCIEIKKKNGFWRIGRLFRKKRDKDNHCGKSVGGIDEKSDLWIVDYMGVSRSRSLCSFRGGGFFGSEDGSDLMNFSGARSSISAARSSGVNGGLFLDPERKSGFDCERRDSTLKEFDIADIRGMRKSVGGGGLLDVDGGFSGANRRVFSLNESYFTGGDDSGFIDLKFDFQSESKGDVPAVKKGVFSAFGSMRDGGDFMTHKSGRSIDNALVGDEAFCNGGSCRLTVDERGIKKSRRSFKGWRWIFKAPSKLDQSREEN; translated from the coding sequence ATGAAAGAAAGAGGCAAAGCTGTGGAAGTGAATAACaataatattgattttttGCAAGACTACAGCACCTCATCAAATGTCCCATGTAAGAAACATCCGCAATCATCTTCCGTTGGTGTATGTGCGTATTGTCTCAAGGATCGTTTGTTCAACTTGGTTTGCTCAGATTGTGGTGAGCAGCGTTTCTCATCTTGCTCTTGCTCTGAAAACTCCTCCAACCCTCGAACCTCGTGCACTGGTGAGGTAGGCAGCGTTGGTCGTGTCTCGTTCTTGGTAGAGAATGTAAACAAGGATCAAGTTGCAAATCCAAATTCCAAGCCTAAAAGCAATACTAATGGAAATAAATCAGACGAAGCTTTCTTGCTCAAGAGGAGCAATAGTAGTTGCATTGagatcaagaaaaagaatggcTTTTGGAGAATCGGAAGGTTGTTTaggaaaaagagagacaaAGATAATCATTGTGGTAAAAGTGTTGGTGGTATTGATGAGAAAAGTGATTTGTGGATTGTTGATTACATGGGTGTGTCAAGGTCAAGGTCTCTTTGTAGTTTCAGGGGTGGTGGATTTTTTGGATCGGAAGATGGAAGTGACTTGATGAACTTTTCGGGTGCTAGGAGCTCAATCTCAGCTGCTAGGAGTTCTGGTGTCAATGGTGGATTGTTTTTGGATCCTGAAAGGAAAAGTGGTTTTGATTGTGAAAGAAGAGACAGTACTTTAAAGGAGTTTGATATTGCAGATATTAGAGGTATGAGAAAAAGTGTTGGTGGTGGTGGTCTCTTAGATGTTGATGGTGGTTTTAGTGGAGCAAACAGGCGGGTGTTTTCTCTCAATGAGAGTTATTTCACTGGTGGGGATGATTCAGGCTTCATTGACTTAAAATTTGACTTTCAATCAGAGTCGAAAGGAGATGTCCCTGCTGTGAAGAAGGGTGTTTTTTCTGCATTTGGCAGCATGAGGGATGGTGGTGATTTTATGACACATAAATCTGGCCGTTCTATTGATAATGCACTGGTTGGAGATGAAGCCTTCTGCAATGGAGGTTCATGTAGGCTGACAGTGGATGAAAGAGGAATCAAAAAGAGCAGAAGGAGTTTCAAAGGGTGGCGGTGGATTTTCAAAGCACCATCCAAATTGGACCAGTCCCgagaagaaaattga
- the LOC18610105 gene encoding uncharacterized protein LOC18610105 produces the protein MYVTRPLSMYKKFPSTLALPPPEGPNSGILVILDEEAEPTCCFGLCKSHELDGLPFPQNKKIELRYSSGSGQHEHVYHKPVAFIPVLDQPLSSNRYYVLKSRGRHKGEAFTNSTEEDAVTCCFCKCFPDIEPQYADHHDIYQQFEICPRSRGGFVAKSVAPDGVPPKFLRRKGWGVSISTPHGFRLGEALGLDTALRARLPEFNVPLSCKSSEPVVVGKWYCPFIFIKDGRPKDQMARSMYYEMTLEQRWEQIYACDNGYNEDNVATVDVTVEREVVRVDGMEALQNIGREMLDGVMWFRSSNQVGGEVAVGLSMAIFERMKWEQERFGWTSGNETQERIKRVEESGRDGGWNKFGCYVLVERFVLRRIDGSLALTYDFKHTHHIRSKWE, from the exons ATGTATGTAACAAGGCCTCTTTCTATGTACAAAAAGTTTCCTTCAACTCTTGCATTACCTCCACCCGAGGGTCCCAATTCCGGTATTCTGGTAATCCTAGATGAAGAAGCAGAACCAACTTGTTGTTTTGGATTGTGCAAAAGCCATGAACTAGATGGCCTGCCTTTCCCTCAAAACAAGAAGATAGAGCTCCGCTATTCAAGCGGTTCAGGACAACATGAACACGTTTATCATAAACCTGTTGCATTCATTCCTGTTCTTGATCAGCCGTTGTCCTCTAATCGGTACTATGTATTGAAATCTCGAGGAAGGCATAAAGG GGAAGCATTTACGAATTCAACAGAGGAGGATGCTGTCACTTGCTGTTTCTGCAAGTGTTTTCCCGACATTGAGCCACAGTATGCAGATCATCATGACATATATCAACAATTTGAGATATGTCCTCGAAGTAGGGGTGGCTTTGTTGCCAAATCTGTAGCCCCAGATGGGGTCCCTCCAAAATTCTTAAGGAGAAAAGGCTGGGGAGTATCCATCTCAACTCCTCATGGTTTCAGATTAGGTGAAGCACTCGGACTTGACACTGCCCTCCGAGCCCGCCTACCGGAATTCAACGTCCCATTATCTTGCAAGAGTTCAGAACCTGTGGTTGTTGGAAAATGGTATTGTCCTTTCATTTTTATCAAAGATGGAAGACCAAAAGATCAGATGGCTAGATCAATGTATTATGAAATGACACTCGAACAAAGATGGGAACAAATTTATGCATGTGACAATGGCTATAATGAAGATAATGTTGCGACAGTAGATGTTACAGTTGAAAGAGAAGTAGTTAGAGTTGATGGGATGGAGGCTTTGCAAAACATTGGGAGGGAAATGCTTGATGGGGTGATGTGGTTTAGGAGCTCTAACCAAGTGGGAGGGGAAGTAGCTGTTGGGTTAAGTATGGCAATTTTTGAGAGAATGAAGTGGGAACAAGAAAGGTTTGGGTGGACTAGTGGGAATGAAACGCAAGAGAGAATTAAAAGAGTAGAGGAATCTGGAAGAGATGGTGGGTGGAACAAATTTGGGTGTTATGTGTTGGTAGAAAGGTTTGTGTTGAGAAGAATAGATGGAAGTTTGGCATTGACCTATGATTTCAAGCATACTCATCACATTAGAAGCAAATGGGAATGA
- the LOC18610106 gene encoding uncharacterized protein LOC18610106: MYVTRPFSMYKKFASELFSPPPEGPNFGVLVIQDEEPEVIVSCCFGLCKLKDYNVRELPFPQNKELLLQYRVYYRGDDDSANIRKYDYYPVLLIPVLNQPLSSNRYYAILPRGWHKGCAMFLESTREFKRRGRDHHLLLQLDGFPPNLLRIRGLQVFTSSSRIAQLSEAPGLDATLRACLPELNFPLSCKSSSPVVVGKWYSPFMFIKEGIVKDHIRTSMYYEITLVHKWKQIFECENHGNKGNAVAVDVSVHKELVSIAGREVHERNVADQVMWFRSSSDAGGEVTVGLSLAIVERMKWEEERFGWISGNEEKPSVTKGEEYAGIVGWKKFGCYVVVESFILKRMNGSLILTYDFNHTKQIRSRWD, from the exons ATGTACGTGACAAGGCCTTTCTCAATGTACAAAAAGTTTGCTTCAGAGCTGTTTTCGCCTCCTCCTGAAGGTCCAAATTTTGGTGTTTTGGTAATCCAAGATGAAGAACCTGAGGTAATAGTGAGCTGCTGCTTCGGATTGTGCAAATTGAAAGACTATAATGTTAGGGAGCTGCCTTTCCCTCAAAACAAGGAGCTGTTGCTTCAGTATAGAGTATATTATAGGGGGGATGATGACTCTGCCAACATCAGGAAATATGATTACTATCCTGTTTTACTCATTCCTGTTCTTAATCAGCCATTGTCATCCAATCGGTACTATGCAATACTACCACGTGGGTGGCATAAAGGGTGTGCAATGTTTCTA GAAAGCACTCGCGAGTTCAAAAGAAGAGGACGTGACCACCATTTGTTGTTGCAACT AGACGGGTTTCCTCCAAATCTCTTAAGGATAAGAGGATTGCAAGTCTTTACCTCATCATCCAGAATTGCCCAATTGAGTGAAGCCCCAGGCCTTGATGCCACTCTCAGGGCCTGCCTTCCAGAATTGAACTTCCCATTATCCTGTAAGAGTTCTTCACCTGTGGTTGTAGGAAAATGGTATTCTCCTTTCATGTTTATCAAGGAAGGTATTGTTAAAGATCATATACGCACATCAATGTATTATGAGATTACACTTGTGCACAAATGGAAACAAATTTTCGAATGCGAAAATCATGGTAACAAAGGCAATGCTGTGGCTGTGGATGTTAGTGTTCACAAAGAACTGGTTTCAATTGCTGGAAGAGAGGTGCATGAGAGGAATGTGGCTGACCAAGTGATGTGGTTTAGGAGCTCTAGTGATGCAGGAGGAGAAGTCACTGTGGGGTTGAGTTTAGCAATTGTTGAGAGAATGAAATGGGAGGAAGAAAGATTTGGGTGGATTAGTGGCAATGAAGAGAAACCAAGTGTGACAAAAGGAGAGGAATATGCAGGGATTGTTGGGTGGAAGAAGTTTGGTTGTTATGTAGTAGTTGAGAGCTTTatattgaaaagaatgaatGGAAGTTTGATATTAACCTATGATTTCAACCACACTAAACAAATTAGAAGCAGATGGGACTGA
- the LOC18610107 gene encoding importin-9 isoform X1 produces MANVTVDEDQQWLLNCLSATLDPNQEVRSFAEASLNQASLQPGFGRGLSKVAANRDLPFGLRQLAAVLLKHFIKKHWHEGDESFEHPAVSSDEKAVIRGLLLSTLDDSNRKLCTAISMAIASIAVYDWPESWPDLLPFLLKLIGDQSDMNGVHGALRCLALLAGDLDDTMIPTLIPFLFPCLYTIVSSSQIYNKYLRSKALSIVYACISMLGDMRGVYQAETSALMEPMLKPWIDQFSFILEHPVQPEDPDDWGIRMEVFKCLNQFVQNFHSFTESEFMVIVGPLWQTFISSLRVYTRSAIEGTEDPYEGRYDSDGAEKSLDSFVIQLFEFLLTIVGSKKLVKVVETNIADLVYYTIGFLQVTEQQVHTWSMDANQFVADEDDATYSCRVSGSLLLEEVATCFGREGIDAILKAVRKQFSESQQEKAGGSVVWWRIREATLFALSSLSEQLLEAEVPGLGNLLEQMITEDMGIGVHEYPFLYARMFVSVARFSSMISCGILEHFLHAAIRTIGINVPPAVKVGACRALSQLLNEANKSVIQPQIMGLLSSLTDLLHQASDETLHLVLETLQAAIRAGHESSASAEPIISPIILNMWALHVSDPFVSIDAIEVLEAIKDAPGCIRPLASRILPYLGPILNKPQQQPDGLVAGSLDLLTMLLKNAPTDVVKAAYDVCFDAIIRIVLQSDDHSEMQNATECLASFVSGGRQEVLAWGSDSGFTMRNLLDAASRLLDPDLESSGSLFVGSYILQLILHLPSQMAQHIRDLIVALVRRMQSASIAGLKSSLLFIFARLVHMSSPNVEQFINLLITIPAEGYQNAFVYVMSEWTKQQGEIQGAYQIKVTASALALLLSTRHAELTNINVQGHLIKSVAGITTRSKAKSAPDQWTMVPLPAKILAVLADALIEIQEQVWDAKDEDSDWEEIHEGDMEADKDLLYSAAATPFGRSANEHLEAMAKAYNEDQEDDYEDDMLSVSDPLNEINLANYLMDFILKFSQSDQQLFDYLCQSLTRAQQNAIKIVLNR; encoded by the exons ATGGCGAATGTGACAGTCGATGAAGATCAACAATGGCTACTGAATTGCTTGTCTGCAACTCTGGACCCTAACCAAGAGGTCCGTTCTTTCGCCGAAGCGTCCCTTAATCAGGCCTCTCTTCAAccag GCTTTGGCAGGGGATTATCAAAGGTTGCTGCAAACAGAGATCTTCCATTTGGACTGCGTCAG CTAGCTGCTGTACTTTTGaagcatttcataaaaaaacaCTGGCATGAGGGTGATGAATCATTTGAACATCCTGCTGTTTCAAGTGATGAGAAG GCAGTTATCCGCGGACTTCTTTTATCAACTTTGGATGACTCTAATCGAAAACTTTGCACAGCAATTAGTATGGCTATAGCATCTATTGCGGTTTATGACTGGCCAGAGAGCTGGCCAGACTTGTTGCCATTCCTCCTGAAGCTGATTGGTGATCAAAGTGATATGAATGGAG TGCATGGTGCTCTTAGGTGCTTGGCACTTCTTGCTGGGGATTTGGATGACACAATGATTCCAACATTAATACCTTTTCTCTTCCCTTGCTTGTATACCATTGTATCATCTTCTCAG ATCTATAACAAATATTTGAGAAGTAAAGCCCTTTCTATAGTTTATGCTTGCATTTCCATGTTGGGGGATATGAGGGGTGTATATCAG GCAGAAACGAGTGCATTGATGGAACCAATGCTTAAACCATGGATAGATCAGTTCTCTTTTATCTTGGAACATCCTGTACAACCTGAAGATCCTGATGATTGGGGCATCAGAATGGAG GTTTTCAAGTGCTTGAATCAGTTTGTTCAGAATTTCCATAGCTTCACTGAGAGTGAATTTATGG TTATTGTGGGGCCACTGTGGCAGACATTTATATCATCTTTGAGAGTATATACCCGATCAGCAATTGAAGGTACAGAGGATCCTTATGAGGGTAGATATGACTCTGATGGTGCAGAGAAAAGCCTTGATTCCTTTGTTATTCAG TTGTTTGAGTTTCTATTGACCATTGTGGGTAGCAAAAAATTGGTAAAG GTTGTTGAGACTAATATTGCAGACTTGGTATATTACACTATTGGTTTTCTGCAAGTGACAGAACAACAG GTCCATACATGGTCGATGGATGCTAATCAATTTGTAGCTGATGAGGATGATGCCACTTATAGCTGCCGTGTTTCTG GTTCACTTTTACTAGAGGAGGTGGCAACATGTTTTGGGAGAGAAGGAATTGATGCTATTCTAAAAGCTGTGAGGAAACAGTTCAGTGAGTCTCAACAAGAAAAAGCTGGTGGTTCTGTAGTTTGGTGGAGG aTAAGGGAGGCTACTTTGTTCGCTTTATCTTCTTTGTCAGAGCAATTGCTTGAGGCGGAG GTTCCTGGCTTAGGAAACCTTTTAGAGCAAATGATCACTGAAGATATGGGAATTG GGGTGCATGAATATCCCTTTCTTTATGCTCGTATGTTTGTATCAGTTGCTAGGTTTTCGTCCATG ATCAGCTGCGGAATTCTTGAACACTTTCTCCATGCTGCTATAAGGACAATTGGCATAAATGT CCCTCCAGCTGTGAAAGTAGGTGCCTGTAGAGCACTTTCACAGCTACTTAATGAAGCAAACAAGAGTGTTATCCAGCCTCAAATAATGGGTTTATTGTCATCACTGACTGATCTTCTTCATCAG GCTTCTGATGAAACATTACATCTGGTACTTGAAACACTACAAGCTGCAATTAGAGCTG GTCATGAATCATCAGCATCTGCAGAGCCTATTATCTCTCCTATAATTCTCAATATGTGGGCGTTGCATGTTTCGGATCCTTTCGTTAGTATTGATGCAATTGAGGTTCTGGAG GCAATAAAAGATGCTCCCGGTTGTATTCGTCCATTGGCTTCTCGAATTTTACCATATCTTGGCCCAATATTGAACAAA CCCCAACAGCAACCTGATGGACTAGTGGCTGGGTCATTGGATCTGTTAACCATGCTATTGAAG AATGCTCCTACTGATGTGGTAAAAGCGGCATATGATGTTTGTTTTGATGCTATTATCCGGATTGTTCTTCAAAGTGATGATCATAGTGAAATGCAG AATGCAACAGAATGTTTGGCATCTTTTGTATCTGGTGGAAGACAAGAAGTTCTTGCTTGGGGCAGTGATTCCGGATTTACAATGCGAAATTTGCTTGATGCAGCTTCAAG GCTTCTTGACCCTGATCTGGAAAGCTCTGGATCTCTTTTTGTTGGCAGCTATATCCTGCAACTTATTTTGCATCTTCCCTCACAAATGGCACAGCACATTCGAGACTTGATTGTTGCTCTTGTTAGACGTATGCAGTCAGCTTCGATAGCAGGATTGAAAAGCTCATTGCTATTTATTTTTGCTAGATTG GTTCATATGAGTTCCCCAAATGTTGAAcaatttatcaatttattGATCACTATCCCAGCTGAAGGCTATCAAAATGCCTTTGTTTATGTAATGTCAGAGTGGACTAAACAACAAG GGGAGATTCAGGGAgcatatcaaatcaaagttACTGCTAGTGCTTTGGCCCTACTGCTATCCACTAGGCATGCTGAATTAACAAATATTAATGTCCAAGGCCATCTAATTAAG TCTGTGGCAGGGATAACCACTCGTTCAAAAGCTAAATCTGCTCCGGATCAGTGGACTATGGTGCCACTTCCAGCAAAG ATATTGGCTGTACTGGCTGATGCATTGATTGAAATACAAGAACAAGTTTGGGATGCTAAGGATGAG GATAGTGACTGGGAAGAAATTCATGAAGGAGATATGGAAGCTGACAAAGATTTGTTATATTCAGCTGCTGCCACACCATTTGGCAGGTCTGCAAATGAACATCTTGAAGCAATGGCAAAAGCATATAATGAG GATCAAGAAGATGACTATGAAGATGACATGCTAAGTGTTTCAGATCCGCTTAATGAG ATTAACTTGGCAAATTATCTTATGGACTTCATTTTAAAGTTCTCTCAAAGTGACCAACAACTATTTGATTATCTTTGTCAG AGTCTGACACGGGCGCAGCAGAATGCTATTAAGATTGTCTTAAATCGGTGA
- the LOC18610107 gene encoding importin-9 isoform X2, which translates to MANVTVDEDQQWLLNCLSATLDPNQEVRSFAEASLNQASLQPGFGRGLSKVAANRDLPFGLRQLAAVLLKHFIKKHWHEGDESFEHPAVSSDEKAVIRGLLLSTLDDSNRKLCTAISMAIASIAVYDWPESWPDLLPFLLKLIGDQSDMNGVHGALRCLALLAGDLDDTMIPTLIPFLFPCLYTIVSSSQAETSALMEPMLKPWIDQFSFILEHPVQPEDPDDWGIRMEVFKCLNQFVQNFHSFTESEFMVIVGPLWQTFISSLRVYTRSAIEGTEDPYEGRYDSDGAEKSLDSFVIQLFEFLLTIVGSKKLVKVVETNIADLVYYTIGFLQVTEQQVHTWSMDANQFVADEDDATYSCRVSGSLLLEEVATCFGREGIDAILKAVRKQFSESQQEKAGGSVVWWRIREATLFALSSLSEQLLEAEVPGLGNLLEQMITEDMGIGVHEYPFLYARMFVSVARFSSMISCGILEHFLHAAIRTIGINVPPAVKVGACRALSQLLNEANKSVIQPQIMGLLSSLTDLLHQASDETLHLVLETLQAAIRAGHESSASAEPIISPIILNMWALHVSDPFVSIDAIEVLEAIKDAPGCIRPLASRILPYLGPILNKPQQQPDGLVAGSLDLLTMLLKNAPTDVVKAAYDVCFDAIIRIVLQSDDHSEMQNATECLASFVSGGRQEVLAWGSDSGFTMRNLLDAASRLLDPDLESSGSLFVGSYILQLILHLPSQMAQHIRDLIVALVRRMQSASIAGLKSSLLFIFARLVHMSSPNVEQFINLLITIPAEGYQNAFVYVMSEWTKQQGEIQGAYQIKVTASALALLLSTRHAELTNINVQGHLIKSVAGITTRSKAKSAPDQWTMVPLPAKILAVLADALIEIQEQVWDAKDEDSDWEEIHEGDMEADKDLLYSAAATPFGRSANEHLEAMAKAYNEDQEDDYEDDMLSVSDPLNEINLANYLMDFILKFSQSDQQLFDYLCQSLTRAQQNAIKIVLNR; encoded by the exons ATGGCGAATGTGACAGTCGATGAAGATCAACAATGGCTACTGAATTGCTTGTCTGCAACTCTGGACCCTAACCAAGAGGTCCGTTCTTTCGCCGAAGCGTCCCTTAATCAGGCCTCTCTTCAAccag GCTTTGGCAGGGGATTATCAAAGGTTGCTGCAAACAGAGATCTTCCATTTGGACTGCGTCAG CTAGCTGCTGTACTTTTGaagcatttcataaaaaaacaCTGGCATGAGGGTGATGAATCATTTGAACATCCTGCTGTTTCAAGTGATGAGAAG GCAGTTATCCGCGGACTTCTTTTATCAACTTTGGATGACTCTAATCGAAAACTTTGCACAGCAATTAGTATGGCTATAGCATCTATTGCGGTTTATGACTGGCCAGAGAGCTGGCCAGACTTGTTGCCATTCCTCCTGAAGCTGATTGGTGATCAAAGTGATATGAATGGAG TGCATGGTGCTCTTAGGTGCTTGGCACTTCTTGCTGGGGATTTGGATGACACAATGATTCCAACATTAATACCTTTTCTCTTCCCTTGCTTGTATACCATTGTATCATCTTCTCAG GCAGAAACGAGTGCATTGATGGAACCAATGCTTAAACCATGGATAGATCAGTTCTCTTTTATCTTGGAACATCCTGTACAACCTGAAGATCCTGATGATTGGGGCATCAGAATGGAG GTTTTCAAGTGCTTGAATCAGTTTGTTCAGAATTTCCATAGCTTCACTGAGAGTGAATTTATGG TTATTGTGGGGCCACTGTGGCAGACATTTATATCATCTTTGAGAGTATATACCCGATCAGCAATTGAAGGTACAGAGGATCCTTATGAGGGTAGATATGACTCTGATGGTGCAGAGAAAAGCCTTGATTCCTTTGTTATTCAG TTGTTTGAGTTTCTATTGACCATTGTGGGTAGCAAAAAATTGGTAAAG GTTGTTGAGACTAATATTGCAGACTTGGTATATTACACTATTGGTTTTCTGCAAGTGACAGAACAACAG GTCCATACATGGTCGATGGATGCTAATCAATTTGTAGCTGATGAGGATGATGCCACTTATAGCTGCCGTGTTTCTG GTTCACTTTTACTAGAGGAGGTGGCAACATGTTTTGGGAGAGAAGGAATTGATGCTATTCTAAAAGCTGTGAGGAAACAGTTCAGTGAGTCTCAACAAGAAAAAGCTGGTGGTTCTGTAGTTTGGTGGAGG aTAAGGGAGGCTACTTTGTTCGCTTTATCTTCTTTGTCAGAGCAATTGCTTGAGGCGGAG GTTCCTGGCTTAGGAAACCTTTTAGAGCAAATGATCACTGAAGATATGGGAATTG GGGTGCATGAATATCCCTTTCTTTATGCTCGTATGTTTGTATCAGTTGCTAGGTTTTCGTCCATG ATCAGCTGCGGAATTCTTGAACACTTTCTCCATGCTGCTATAAGGACAATTGGCATAAATGT CCCTCCAGCTGTGAAAGTAGGTGCCTGTAGAGCACTTTCACAGCTACTTAATGAAGCAAACAAGAGTGTTATCCAGCCTCAAATAATGGGTTTATTGTCATCACTGACTGATCTTCTTCATCAG GCTTCTGATGAAACATTACATCTGGTACTTGAAACACTACAAGCTGCAATTAGAGCTG GTCATGAATCATCAGCATCTGCAGAGCCTATTATCTCTCCTATAATTCTCAATATGTGGGCGTTGCATGTTTCGGATCCTTTCGTTAGTATTGATGCAATTGAGGTTCTGGAG GCAATAAAAGATGCTCCCGGTTGTATTCGTCCATTGGCTTCTCGAATTTTACCATATCTTGGCCCAATATTGAACAAA CCCCAACAGCAACCTGATGGACTAGTGGCTGGGTCATTGGATCTGTTAACCATGCTATTGAAG AATGCTCCTACTGATGTGGTAAAAGCGGCATATGATGTTTGTTTTGATGCTATTATCCGGATTGTTCTTCAAAGTGATGATCATAGTGAAATGCAG AATGCAACAGAATGTTTGGCATCTTTTGTATCTGGTGGAAGACAAGAAGTTCTTGCTTGGGGCAGTGATTCCGGATTTACAATGCGAAATTTGCTTGATGCAGCTTCAAG GCTTCTTGACCCTGATCTGGAAAGCTCTGGATCTCTTTTTGTTGGCAGCTATATCCTGCAACTTATTTTGCATCTTCCCTCACAAATGGCACAGCACATTCGAGACTTGATTGTTGCTCTTGTTAGACGTATGCAGTCAGCTTCGATAGCAGGATTGAAAAGCTCATTGCTATTTATTTTTGCTAGATTG GTTCATATGAGTTCCCCAAATGTTGAAcaatttatcaatttattGATCACTATCCCAGCTGAAGGCTATCAAAATGCCTTTGTTTATGTAATGTCAGAGTGGACTAAACAACAAG GGGAGATTCAGGGAgcatatcaaatcaaagttACTGCTAGTGCTTTGGCCCTACTGCTATCCACTAGGCATGCTGAATTAACAAATATTAATGTCCAAGGCCATCTAATTAAG TCTGTGGCAGGGATAACCACTCGTTCAAAAGCTAAATCTGCTCCGGATCAGTGGACTATGGTGCCACTTCCAGCAAAG ATATTGGCTGTACTGGCTGATGCATTGATTGAAATACAAGAACAAGTTTGGGATGCTAAGGATGAG GATAGTGACTGGGAAGAAATTCATGAAGGAGATATGGAAGCTGACAAAGATTTGTTATATTCAGCTGCTGCCACACCATTTGGCAGGTCTGCAAATGAACATCTTGAAGCAATGGCAAAAGCATATAATGAG GATCAAGAAGATGACTATGAAGATGACATGCTAAGTGTTTCAGATCCGCTTAATGAG ATTAACTTGGCAAATTATCTTATGGACTTCATTTTAAAGTTCTCTCAAAGTGACCAACAACTATTTGATTATCTTTGTCAG AGTCTGACACGGGCGCAGCAGAATGCTATTAAGATTGTCTTAAATCGGTGA